The following are encoded together in the Salvelinus fontinalis isolate EN_2023a chromosome 38, ASM2944872v1, whole genome shotgun sequence genome:
- the LOC129838145 gene encoding dyslexia-associated protein KIAA0319-like isoform X5 produces MQTGAHLLLCLILHYMEAAEASQCWQGATYSEAVVSPALRSSNILRVPDVSSLAQCAGACCDVPGCNLAWLFEHCCYILSCQQRENCQPRQRPGADSYMAFLQRGPPHSLLLQSLVRGEPYPSRWRPRPSGDVEALKDLALLDGPQTDFGDPGGMDLEYPESELGHEDNGGDLPDWPAALEGRDGFNLSESEGRLEGLRFATEGAEGSLPSPSTGATVNQGAPPGEPTPGDTPENKKDSELQNTSLASSGPTFTPKPQNDSVHSSQPSQIRTSHPNKAPSHLSSTVPLTTSTQTELTLPRDTVELVASVGPEPQTAARRNHTPKAVTLPVTEVVSLPASSTIINGSQSSDDGVIISHHWEQVGGPSIELGAFSDTQILNLSNLAPGEYTFRLTITDSAGLSDSTTATVKVIQPVENDRLPYPSHDTLTPTSSPGLAATLAHRQGDPTAATSSVTTAATQMTENKSTPIAEVKESNGAPVAVVGPNRQLTLPVTSVTLDGSSSTDDHAVTSYHWDTIRGPPGSRTEGLDKPVAIVTGLRAGRYTFSLTVSDQEGLTDSAFLTVRVQEARSLPPVAHASGSHTLTLPNNSLVLRGSVTDGDPAEVHFLWVRDSQSPAAGDVLYGSEQQAFLCLANLVEGTYLFQLHVTDTQGRSSTATATVEVRPDPGGREEVEVEMLVALAQVSVSQKDTVLRQLAALLHVLDNDIHLRGLWGHSDLSTVLRFSVQGPERPVPGPKLASVLRGQLLREKTDYLLFRVLRVDTVMCLLHCSGRGTCDPITKECVCDPFWTENVIRRFFGDGESNCEWRVLYFILSFFMVIVFIVTVTWACVYCCKRRSRTKVRKKTKYTILDNMDEQEKMELRPKYNIKHRSTEHNSSLMMSESELDSDQDTIFSRDRPVRSRNRTNAQAARNGNTFG; encoded by the exons ATGCAGACAGGAGCTCACCTGCTTCTCTGTCTCATCCTGCACTATATGGAAG CTGCAGAGGCGTCACAGTGCTGGCAGGGTGCGACCTACTCAGAGGCTGTGGTCTCCCCGGCCCTGAGGAGCAGCAATATCTTGCGGGTGCCAGACGTGTCATCTCTGGCGCAGTGTGCCGGGGCGTGTTGTGATGTGCCCGGTTGTAACCTGGCCTGGCTGTTTGAGCATTGCTGCTACATCCTCAGCTGCCAGCAGAGGGAGAACTGTCAGcccagacagagacctggagctGATTCCTATATGGCCTTCCTGCAGAGAGGACCCCCCCATTCCCTGCTGCTCCAGTCTCTGGTCAGGGGGGAGCCCTACCCCAGTCGCTGGAGGCCCCGACCCTCTGGGGACGTGGAGGCCCTGAAGGACCTAGCCCTGTTAGATGGGCCCCAGACGGATTTTGGTGACCCAGGTGGGATGGATTTGGAATACCCTGAGAGTGAACTTGGCCACGAGGATAACGGTGGGGATCTTCCAGATTGGCCTGCAGCATTGGAAGGGAGGGATGGTTTCAACCTATCGGAAAGTGAAGGCAGGTTAGAGGGGCTGAGATTTGCAACAGAAGGGGCTGAGGGTAGCCTGCCCAGTCCTTCCACTGGGGCGACAGTCAACCAGGGGGCACCCCCCGGTGAACCCACGCCTGGCGATACACCTGAAAACAAGAAA GATAGTGAACTACAGAACACATCCTTGGCCAGCTCAGGGCCAACATTCACGCCCAAACCACAGAATGACAGTGTTCACTCCTCCCAACCGAGCCAAATAAGGACTTCCCATCCCAATAAAGCCCCATCTCATCTGTCCAGTACTGTACCCCTGACCACATCCACACAGACAG AGCTAACGTTGCCCAGGGACACAGTGGAGCTGGTAGCCTCCGTTGGCCCAGAGCCCCAAACTG CGGCGAGAAGGAACCACACCCCCAAAGCCGTCACCCTCCCAGTAACCGAGGTCGTGTCACTTCCTGCCAGCTCAACCATCATCAATGGCAGCC AGAGTTCTGATGATGGAGTGATCATCAGCCATCACTGGGAGCAGGTTGGAGGTCCATCCATAGAGCTTGGAGCTTTCTCGGACACACAGATTCTCAACCTATCCAACCTTGCCCCTGGGGAGTACACGTTCAG GTTGACCATTACAGATTCTGCCGGGTTGTCAGACTCCACCACGGCTACAGTGAAGGTTATTCAGCCAGTGGAGAATGACCGACTGCCCTACCCCAGCCATGACACCCTCACTCCCACCTCCAGCCCTGGCCTTGCTGCTACCCTGGCCCACAGACAGGGTGACCCTACTGCAGCCACCTCCTCTGTCACTACCGCTGCCACTCAGATGACAG AGAACAAAAGCACCCCCATAGCTGAGGTCAAGGAGTCAAACGGAGCCCCTGTGGCTGTAGTAGGTCCTAACAGGCAGCTGACCCTCCCAGTGACCAGCGTTACCCTGGACGGAAGCAGCAGCACTGATGACCACGCCGTCACTAGCTACCACTGGGACACCATCAG AGGTCCTCCAGGGTCAAGGACAGAGGGTTTGGACAAGCCTGTAGCCATAGTAACGGGCCTCAGAGCGGGCCGCTACACATTTAGTCTGACTGTGAGTGACCAGGAAGGGCTGACAGACAGTGCCTTTCTCACAGTCAGGGTTCAAGAGG CCAGAAGCCTTCCCCCTGTAGCACATGCCAGCGGCAGCCATACCCTCACCCTGCCCAACAACTCCCTGGTGCTCAGAGGCTCAGTGACGGATGGTGACCCAGCCGAGGTGCACTTCCTCTGGGTCCGGGACAGTCAGAGCCCTGCTGCTGGG GACGTGCTGTATGGTTCGGAGCAGCAGGCCTTCTTGTGCCTGGCCAACTTGGTGGAGGGCACCTATCTGTTCCAGCTGCATGTCACAGACACCCAGGGACGCAGCAGCACCGCCACAGCCACCGTGGAAGTGCGGccag ACCCTGGTGGTcgtgaggaggtggaggtggaaatGTTGGTGGCGCTGGCCCAGGTGAGTGTGTCACAGAAGGACACGGTGCTCAGACAGTTGGCAGCACTGCTCCACGTCCTGGACAATGACATCCACCTCAGGGGCCTATGGGGACACTCAGATCTCAG cacagTGCTGAGGTTCTCAGTGCAGGGTCCTGAGAGGCCAGTGCCTGGTCCTAAACTGGCCAGTGTGCTGCGTGGTCAGCTGCTGAGGGAGAAGACTGACTACCTGCTCTTCAGAGTCCTTCGAGTGGATACAGTCA TGTGCTTGCTCCACTGCTCGGGCCGTGGGACGTGTGACCCAATCACCAAGGAGTGTGTCTGTGACCCCTTTTGGACGGAGAACGTCATTCGCAGGTTCTTTGGCGATGGAGAGAGCAACTGTG AGTGGCGGGTTCTCTACTTCATCCTGTCCTTCTTCATGGTCATTGTCTTCATCGTGACAGTCACCTGGGCGTGTGTGTACTGCTGCAAAAG GAGGAGTCGCACTAAGGTGAGGAAGAAAACCAAGTACACTATACTGGACAACATGGACGAACAGGAGAAAATGGAGCTAAGGCCCAAATACA ACATCAAACACAGGAGCACGGAGCACAACTCCAGCCTCATGATGTCTGAGTCAGAGCTGGACAGTGACCAGGACACCATCTTCAGCCGAGACCGACCGGTCCGGAGCAGAAACCGGACCAATGCTCAGGCTGCCCGCAACGGGAACACCTTCGGATGA
- the LOC129838145 gene encoding dyslexia-associated protein KIAA0319-like isoform X4: MQTGAHLLLCLILHYMEAAEASQCWQGATYSEAVVSPALRSSNILRVPDVSSLAQCAGACCDVPGCNLAWLFEHCCYILSCQQRENCQPRQRPGADSYMAFLQRGPPHSLLLQSLVRGEPYPSRWRPRPSGDVEALKDLALLDGPQTDFGDPGGMDLEYPESELGHEDNGGDLPDWPAALEGRDGFNLSESEGRLEGLRFATEGAEGSLPSPSTGATVNQGAPPGEPTPGDTPENKKDSELQNTSLASSGPTFTPKPQNDSVHSSQPSQIRTSHPNKAPSHLSSTVPLTTSTQTELTLPRDTVELVASVGPEPQTAARRNHTPKAVTLPVTEVVSLPASSTIINGSQSSDDGVIISHHWEQVGGPSIELGAFSDTQILNLSNLAPGEYTFRLTITDSAGLSDSTTATVKVIQPVENDRLPYPSHDTLTPTSSPGLAATLAHRQGDPTAATSSVTTAATQMTENKSTPIAEVKESNGAPVAVVGPNRQLTLPVTSVTLDGSSSTDDHAVTSYHWDTIRGPPGSRTEGLDKPVAIVTGLRAGRYTFSLTVSDQEGLTDSAFLTVRVQEARSLPPVAHASGSHTLTLPNNSLVLRGSVTDGDPAEVHFLWVRDSQSPAAGDVLYGSEQQAFLCLANLVEGTYLFQLHVTDTQGRSSTATATVEVRPGRCVCVLRLCFPTDHDEHEEEELNSTYSICVFCQSGYVLCVSTDPGGREEVEVEMLVALAQVSVSQKDTVLRQLAALLHVLDNDIHLRGLWGHSDLSTVLRFSVQGPERPVPGPKLASVLRGQLLREKTDYLLFRVLRVDTVMCLLHCSGRGTCDPITKECVCDPFWTENVIRRFFGDGESNCEWRVLYFILSFFMVIVFIVTVTWACVYCCKRRSRTKVRKKTKYTILDNMDEQEKMELRPKYNIKHRSTEHNSSLMMSESELDSDQDTIFSRDRPVRSRNRTNAQAARNGNTFG, from the exons ATGCAGACAGGAGCTCACCTGCTTCTCTGTCTCATCCTGCACTATATGGAAG CTGCAGAGGCGTCACAGTGCTGGCAGGGTGCGACCTACTCAGAGGCTGTGGTCTCCCCGGCCCTGAGGAGCAGCAATATCTTGCGGGTGCCAGACGTGTCATCTCTGGCGCAGTGTGCCGGGGCGTGTTGTGATGTGCCCGGTTGTAACCTGGCCTGGCTGTTTGAGCATTGCTGCTACATCCTCAGCTGCCAGCAGAGGGAGAACTGTCAGcccagacagagacctggagctGATTCCTATATGGCCTTCCTGCAGAGAGGACCCCCCCATTCCCTGCTGCTCCAGTCTCTGGTCAGGGGGGAGCCCTACCCCAGTCGCTGGAGGCCCCGACCCTCTGGGGACGTGGAGGCCCTGAAGGACCTAGCCCTGTTAGATGGGCCCCAGACGGATTTTGGTGACCCAGGTGGGATGGATTTGGAATACCCTGAGAGTGAACTTGGCCACGAGGATAACGGTGGGGATCTTCCAGATTGGCCTGCAGCATTGGAAGGGAGGGATGGTTTCAACCTATCGGAAAGTGAAGGCAGGTTAGAGGGGCTGAGATTTGCAACAGAAGGGGCTGAGGGTAGCCTGCCCAGTCCTTCCACTGGGGCGACAGTCAACCAGGGGGCACCCCCCGGTGAACCCACGCCTGGCGATACACCTGAAAACAAGAAA GATAGTGAACTACAGAACACATCCTTGGCCAGCTCAGGGCCAACATTCACGCCCAAACCACAGAATGACAGTGTTCACTCCTCCCAACCGAGCCAAATAAGGACTTCCCATCCCAATAAAGCCCCATCTCATCTGTCCAGTACTGTACCCCTGACCACATCCACACAGACAG AGCTAACGTTGCCCAGGGACACAGTGGAGCTGGTAGCCTCCGTTGGCCCAGAGCCCCAAACTG CGGCGAGAAGGAACCACACCCCCAAAGCCGTCACCCTCCCAGTAACCGAGGTCGTGTCACTTCCTGCCAGCTCAACCATCATCAATGGCAGCC AGAGTTCTGATGATGGAGTGATCATCAGCCATCACTGGGAGCAGGTTGGAGGTCCATCCATAGAGCTTGGAGCTTTCTCGGACACACAGATTCTCAACCTATCCAACCTTGCCCCTGGGGAGTACACGTTCAG GTTGACCATTACAGATTCTGCCGGGTTGTCAGACTCCACCACGGCTACAGTGAAGGTTATTCAGCCAGTGGAGAATGACCGACTGCCCTACCCCAGCCATGACACCCTCACTCCCACCTCCAGCCCTGGCCTTGCTGCTACCCTGGCCCACAGACAGGGTGACCCTACTGCAGCCACCTCCTCTGTCACTACCGCTGCCACTCAGATGACAG AGAACAAAAGCACCCCCATAGCTGAGGTCAAGGAGTCAAACGGAGCCCCTGTGGCTGTAGTAGGTCCTAACAGGCAGCTGACCCTCCCAGTGACCAGCGTTACCCTGGACGGAAGCAGCAGCACTGATGACCACGCCGTCACTAGCTACCACTGGGACACCATCAG AGGTCCTCCAGGGTCAAGGACAGAGGGTTTGGACAAGCCTGTAGCCATAGTAACGGGCCTCAGAGCGGGCCGCTACACATTTAGTCTGACTGTGAGTGACCAGGAAGGGCTGACAGACAGTGCCTTTCTCACAGTCAGGGTTCAAGAGG CCAGAAGCCTTCCCCCTGTAGCACATGCCAGCGGCAGCCATACCCTCACCCTGCCCAACAACTCCCTGGTGCTCAGAGGCTCAGTGACGGATGGTGACCCAGCCGAGGTGCACTTCCTCTGGGTCCGGGACAGTCAGAGCCCTGCTGCTGGG GACGTGCTGTATGGTTCGGAGCAGCAGGCCTTCTTGTGCCTGGCCAACTTGGTGGAGGGCACCTATCTGTTCCAGCTGCATGTCACAGACACCCAGGGACGCAGCAGCACCGCCACAGCCACCGTGGAAGTGCGGccaggtagatgtgtgtgtgttctcagactGTGTTTCCCCACGGACCATGACGAGCATGAGGAGGAAGAGCTGAACAGCACGTACAGCATATGTGTGTTCTGTCAGAGTGGGTATGTTCTCTGTGTGTCCACAGACCCTGGTGGTcgtgaggaggtggaggtggaaatGTTGGTGGCGCTGGCCCAGGTGAGTGTGTCACAGAAGGACACGGTGCTCAGACAGTTGGCAGCACTGCTCCACGTCCTGGACAATGACATCCACCTCAGGGGCCTATGGGGACACTCAGATCTCAG cacagTGCTGAGGTTCTCAGTGCAGGGTCCTGAGAGGCCAGTGCCTGGTCCTAAACTGGCCAGTGTGCTGCGTGGTCAGCTGCTGAGGGAGAAGACTGACTACCTGCTCTTCAGAGTCCTTCGAGTGGATACAGTCA TGTGCTTGCTCCACTGCTCGGGCCGTGGGACGTGTGACCCAATCACCAAGGAGTGTGTCTGTGACCCCTTTTGGACGGAGAACGTCATTCGCAGGTTCTTTGGCGATGGAGAGAGCAACTGTG AGTGGCGGGTTCTCTACTTCATCCTGTCCTTCTTCATGGTCATTGTCTTCATCGTGACAGTCACCTGGGCGTGTGTGTACTGCTGCAAAAG GAGGAGTCGCACTAAGGTGAGGAAGAAAACCAAGTACACTATACTGGACAACATGGACGAACAGGAGAAAATGGAGCTAAGGCCCAAATACA ACATCAAACACAGGAGCACGGAGCACAACTCCAGCCTCATGATGTCTGAGTCAGAGCTGGACAGTGACCAGGACACCATCTTCAGCCGAGACCGACCGGTCCGGAGCAGAAACCGGACCAATGCTCAGGCTGCCCGCAACGGGAACACCTTCGGATGA